The proteins below come from a single Columba livia isolate bColLiv1 breed racing homer chromosome 28, bColLiv1.pat.W.v2, whole genome shotgun sequence genomic window:
- the LOC102083885 gene encoding SLAM family member 7 isoform X7 produces MLCDCSGTRLFLAEDPSPSPPAFSTSQPQAWLLSLVCSSVRAEVTRAVGRSVTFHLQNLDGNTVAWSFHHDVIVAVKFGSPPEALFFDDKYKPRLAFPKNGSALTISQLRMGDAGTYTAKTTTGAKTTFTLHVYRELVVLTVTCAVQNCSANSCRYALRCTALGSGYGNVSYGWSLGGLWSEGPTILVEESPPDKLLLTCMAQNPVSSHNTTVVSPAALCSENTTHPPITGTYSSRQAGIVATAVTGVGVLLAVVIFLIYCKSKGWKNFHLPAVEATNTEHIPPYGAPTPAYAPTRHTQR; encoded by the exons ATGCTGTGTGATTGCAGTGGAACCAGGCTCTTTTTAGCTGAGGACCCTTCCCCaagccctcctgccttctccACTAGCCAGCCCCAAGCTTGGCTTCTCTCCTTAGTATGCTCCAGTGTCAGGGCTGAGGTGACCAGGGCTGTGGGCAGGTCCGTCACCTTCCACCTCCAGAACCTGGATGGAAACACCGTAGCCTGGAGCTTTCACCACGATGTCATAGTGGCCGTGAAATTTGGCAGTCCTCCCGAAGCTCTGTTTTTTGATGACAAGTACAAGCCACGCTTGGCCTTCCCCAAGAACGGCAGCGCTCTCACCATCTCCCAGCTGAGGATGGGCGACGCTGGTACCTACACTGCAAAGACCACCACGGGGGCAAAAACCACCTTCACTCTACACGTGTACA GAGAGCTAGTGGTGCTGACAGTGACCTGCGCGGTGCAGAACTGCTCAGCCAACAGCTGCCGCTACGCCTTGCGCTGCACTGCATTGGGGTCTGGCTATGGCAATGTCTCCTACGGCTGGAGCCTGGGAGGGTTGTGGAGCGAGGGGCCCACGATACTGGTGGAGGAGTCACCCCCAGACAAGCTGCTGCTCACGTGCATGGCACAAAACCCCGTTAGCAGCCACAACACCACCGTGGTCTcacctgctgccctctgctcag AAAACACAACCCACCCTCCCATCACTG gcACCTACTCCAGCAGGCAGGCTGGAATCGTGGCCACAGCGGTGACCGGAGTGGGAGTGCTTTTAGCAGTGGTTATCTTCTTGATCTACTGTAAATCCAAAG GCTGGAAGAACTTCCATTTGCCTGCAGTCGAGGCTACGAACACAG AGCATATCCCACCTTACGGGGCCCCGACACCTGCCTATGCCCCTACCCGGCACACACAGAGGTGA